The window AGTGCTCAGGTGACTCAACAGGCGCCGAAGTGACCAGTTCTGTCAGTACGCCATGGCAATCCTTGGGGTGCAGGAAGGTGATACGTGACCCCATGGAGCCGATTCGGGGCTCCTCGTACAGAACGCGTACGCCCTTGCTCTTGATGTCCGCGGCGTCCCCGTCCACGTCCGCCGTACCGAAGGCGATGTGGTGCACGCCCTCGCCGTTCTTGGCGAGCCACTTCGCGACGGTGGAGTCCTCGCGGGTGGGCTCCAGGAGCTGGAGGTAGGACGCCCCGCCGTCGGACGTATCGTTGATCTTGAGCATGGCCTCGCGCACGCCCTGCTCCTCGTTGACCTCGGAGTGGAACACCTCGA of the Streptomyces sp. NBC_00287 genome contains:
- the mce gene encoding methylmalonyl-CoA epimerase, which encodes MLTRIDHIGIACFDLDKTVEFYRATYGFEVFHSEVNEEQGVREAMLKINDTSDGGASYLQLLEPTREDSTVAKWLAKNGEGVHHIAFGTADVDGDAADIKSKGVRVLYEEPRIGSMGSRITFLHPKDCHGVLTELVTSAPVESPEH